One bacterium (Candidatus Blackallbacteria) CG13_big_fil_rev_8_21_14_2_50_49_14 genomic region harbors:
- a CDS encoding aromatic ring-hydroxylating dioxygenase subunit alpha → MVKMLDKINRNTQKQSQHPIFNNAQVIPEGWYFLCQSKELRPKQIKDFKIGAQKLVVYRGESGKVYTLDSYCAHMGADFKIGKVVAENIQCFFHQWQYAGSGNCVKIPCQAEIPARAKVQAYPTVEKYGAVWCYAGPIAHTPLLEVPDLEGKETITRFDRANFSKGHHHISMINGIDPQHLATVHDLNIQMELEVQEDQTQIFFSLTGDTPRGSWTEKMMYFFIGKRYCYQMKYADACLASLTILKNVYFLKESWKWPALHMFYAYRPLEDGSSLTFPIYITSLEPGVWGKIKSHFRLWLTKRLYYFLKDDDEIIYDNIRFNTHNLLNMDAPVSRYIRYVNKLKKSLWSIDCDHA, encoded by the coding sequence ATGGTCAAAATGTTAGACAAGATAAACCGCAACACCCAAAAACAGTCTCAACATCCCATCTTTAACAATGCCCAAGTCATTCCAGAGGGCTGGTATTTTCTCTGTCAATCCAAGGAACTCCGTCCCAAACAAATCAAAGATTTCAAAATTGGCGCGCAAAAACTCGTAGTTTACCGTGGTGAATCAGGTAAAGTCTATACTCTCGATAGCTATTGCGCACATATGGGGGCCGATTTCAAAATTGGAAAAGTCGTAGCTGAAAATATTCAATGTTTTTTTCATCAATGGCAATATGCTGGCTCTGGCAATTGCGTGAAAATTCCCTGTCAAGCAGAGATTCCCGCGCGCGCCAAAGTTCAGGCCTATCCCACTGTCGAAAAATACGGGGCAGTTTGGTGCTATGCGGGCCCCATCGCTCACACGCCACTCTTAGAGGTTCCTGATCTTGAAGGGAAAGAGACCATTACGCGCTTTGATCGAGCCAATTTTTCAAAAGGGCACCACCATATCAGCATGATCAACGGCATTGATCCCCAGCATTTGGCAACCGTCCATGATTTGAATATTCAAATGGAACTTGAAGTCCAGGAAGATCAAACACAGATATTTTTCAGTCTGACAGGTGACACCCCAAGAGGCTCATGGACAGAAAAAATGATGTATTTTTTTATTGGCAAACGCTATTGCTATCAGATGAAGTATGCCGATGCCTGTCTGGCCTCTTTGACGATCTTAAAAAATGTTTATTTTCTAAAAGAGTCATGGAAATGGCCCGCCTTGCATATGTTTTATGCCTATCGCCCCCTTGAAGATGGCAGTTCACTCACCTTCCCGATTTATATTACCTCGCTTGAACCCGGAGTTTGGGGCAAAATCAAAAGCCATTTCAGATTGTGGCTCACCAAACGTCTCTATTATTTTTTAAAAGATGATGATGAAATCATTTATGACAATATTCGCTTCAATACCCATAATCTATTGAATATGGATGCCCCTGTTTCCCGCTATATCCGCTACGTCAATAAACTAAAAAAATCGTTGTGGTCAATTGATTGCGACCATGCCTAA
- a CDS encoding desaturase: protein MPKADIYTLLALLLICILICERAFPYQALEKSKFWYPRFALLFLAANGVGLLAENTWIPFLKHSAALKLLAPFPDLAQGGLGFVLGSFFFYWWHRWRHEIEWLWNIFHQMHHAPKRIEGFTAFYVHPLESVVSSLLNAALLFSLGASTEGFIWSIFFFSLIGVFYHSNLKTPLWLSYWVNTPELHRIHHLRGKHRNNYSDLPVWDRIFGTFQAPKTHAEQAEYGFRENLETHFFEILTFKNVLRKYPRRQNPKA, encoded by the coding sequence ATGCCTAAAGCAGATATCTATACTTTGCTGGCACTATTGCTGATCTGTATTTTGATCTGTGAACGTGCTTTCCCCTATCAAGCCCTTGAAAAATCGAAATTTTGGTATCCTCGCTTTGCCCTGCTCTTTCTCGCAGCCAATGGCGTGGGTTTGCTTGCAGAAAATACCTGGATTCCTTTTCTAAAACACAGCGCGGCTCTGAAACTGCTGGCCCCCTTTCCCGATCTCGCTCAAGGAGGCTTGGGATTTGTGCTGGGCAGTTTCTTTTTTTATTGGTGGCACCGTTGGCGACACGAAATTGAATGGCTCTGGAATATCTTTCACCAAATGCACCATGCCCCCAAACGGATTGAAGGTTTTACAGCCTTTTATGTGCATCCGCTTGAATCTGTGGTTTCTTCACTTTTAAATGCCGCTCTGCTTTTCAGTTTGGGAGCTTCCACTGAGGGGTTTATTTGGTCAATTTTCTTTTTTTCCCTGATCGGCGTTTTCTATCACAGCAATCTTAAAACCCCCCTTTGGTTATCCTATTGGGTGAATACGCCTGAATTACACCGCATTCACCATTTGCGTGGCAAGCATCGGAATAACTATTCAGATTTGCCTGTTTGGGACAGAATCTTCGGCACCTTCCAAGCACCTAAAACACATGCAGAGCAAGCAGAATACGGGTTTCGTGAAAATCTTGAAACTCATTTTTTCGAAATCCTGACGTTTAAGAATGTCTTGAGAAAGTACCCTCGGCGACAAAATCCCAAAGCATGA
- a CDS encoding UDP-N-acetylmuramoyl-tripeptide--D-alanyl-D-alanine ligase: MFIDIQAFFETTPVSATFAVETIKIRPEQISTDSRAIPEGGLFIPLRGEFHDGHAYLLKSFELGAQAAFCEKQVYEANRNTYADLPLLLVENCLSAYQALARQWRRQLNIPVIGITGSSGKTSTKEILAAVLSPFLKVHKNKANFNNEIGVPKTLLEIPVDAQVAIIEMGMRGQGQITELAEIAEPNLGLITQIGTAHLSELGSQANIADAKWELAKFLEAHQGKLFAQAEDPLQRLAAQQTPQLAISWCGESEDSLVRLLSVTEYDTFQEIEYQVQAGKVHTLQLMMPGRHQVRNLLLCLGVLSALGYVLPEHTQIEPEQLFGRNQIIELPNSATLINDAYNANPESMRATLEVFGRRKAKRKIAVLGKMGELGPQSPQLHAELGKFCSQLELDYLIGLGDETQILIENAERGAFQRLWFQEHAECIQALTQLLAPGDLLLLKASRSAQLEKLIEGLTFVPESEGA; this comes from the coding sequence ATGTTCATTGATATTCAGGCTTTTTTTGAGACCACCCCCGTGTCAGCGACCTTCGCTGTGGAGACAATTAAAATCCGTCCTGAGCAAATCAGTACCGATTCAAGAGCGATTCCCGAAGGCGGTTTGTTTATCCCCTTAAGAGGGGAATTTCATGATGGCCATGCCTATCTCTTAAAAAGTTTTGAGTTGGGGGCCCAGGCTGCTTTCTGTGAAAAACAGGTCTATGAGGCCAACCGCAACACTTATGCAGATCTCCCCCTGCTCTTGGTGGAGAACTGTTTAAGCGCCTATCAGGCACTGGCAAGGCAATGGCGCAGACAGTTAAATATTCCAGTCATTGGGATCACGGGCAGCTCAGGAAAAACATCCACCAAAGAAATCTTGGCAGCAGTGCTCAGTCCCTTTTTAAAGGTGCATAAAAACAAAGCCAATTTTAACAATGAAATTGGCGTACCCAAAACGCTGCTGGAAATCCCCGTTGATGCCCAAGTGGCGATCATTGAAATGGGCATGCGCGGCCAGGGCCAGATTACTGAACTGGCTGAAATTGCAGAACCCAATTTGGGTTTGATTACGCAAATCGGAACCGCCCATTTAAGCGAACTGGGTTCACAAGCAAATATTGCAGACGCAAAATGGGAATTGGCGAAATTTCTTGAGGCACATCAGGGAAAACTTTTTGCGCAAGCTGAAGACCCCTTGCAAAGACTCGCTGCGCAGCAAACCCCACAGCTGGCTATTTCTTGGTGTGGTGAAAGCGAAGACAGTCTGGTCAGGTTACTGTCTGTCACTGAATATGATACTTTTCAAGAAATTGAATACCAGGTTCAAGCGGGCAAGGTCCACACACTTCAATTGATGATGCCAGGCCGTCACCAGGTCAGAAATCTGTTGCTTTGTCTGGGTGTTTTATCAGCATTGGGTTATGTCTTGCCTGAGCATACGCAGATTGAGCCAGAACAATTGTTTGGCAGAAATCAAATCATTGAACTCCCGAATTCCGCCACACTCATAAACGATGCCTACAACGCCAACCCCGAATCCATGCGGGCCACGCTTGAAGTTTTTGGTCGCCGCAAAGCAAAACGAAAAATTGCAGTCTTGGGTAAAATGGGAGAACTGGGCCCCCAGAGCCCCCAACTCCATGCTGAATTGGGAAAATTTTGTAGCCAACTCGAGCTCGATTACTTAATCGGTTTGGGTGATGAAACCCAAATTCTGATTGAGAATGCTGAAAGGGGAGCCTTTCAACGCCTCTGGTTTCAAGAGCATGCTGAATGTATTCAAGCCCTGACTCAATTACTTGCCCCCGGTGATCTGCTCCTTTTAAAGGCCTCCCGTTCGGCTCAACTTGAAAAACTCATTGAAGGTTTGACCTTTGTTCCAGAATCTGAGGGCGCGTGA
- the csaB gene encoding polysaccharide pyruvyl transferase CsaB, whose product MKRVLISGYYGFHNTGDEAILTAICQLLSPFELEIKVLTAQEDHELQGCQFQAIQRTQMAQIYQTLQNTDLFISGGGGLFQDVTGLGSIPYYGGLLWLARRLNVPTLIFSQGLGPLRMPWSRWAVSKIFHGCSGISLRDQDAIDLLKEIKGPVQRTVLSADPVLAMRGMPPGRAEEILRQEGLNPDYPIIGVSIRPWKTWYEKQLKSFTAVLSQFARQARAQLLFIPFQADQDTWMCHEAAYAIQTRPAACQPGLHVLRGNYSPLEIFSLIGQMDMIVGMRLHSLIMAAANRVPAVGIVYDPKVRSFSEMVGYPFMGSVTSLSHSDHFYQYLFTTWQEREAIRKSLDQKLPALENRVYEAVRIALQLLGIDYENFE is encoded by the coding sequence ATGAAACGCGTTTTAATCTCTGGCTATTACGGATTTCACAATACGGGTGATGAAGCGATTTTAACTGCGATCTGTCAGTTACTTAGCCCCTTTGAGCTTGAAATCAAAGTCTTGACGGCCCAGGAAGATCATGAACTGCAAGGCTGTCAGTTTCAAGCGATTCAAAGAACCCAAATGGCCCAAATTTACCAAACCCTGCAAAATACGGATTTGTTTATCAGCGGGGGGGGAGGGCTGTTTCAAGATGTAACGGGCTTGGGAAGCATCCCCTATTATGGGGGCTTGCTCTGGCTGGCCCGCCGTTTGAATGTGCCCACCCTGATCTTTTCTCAGGGCTTGGGCCCCTTGAGAATGCCCTGGTCGCGCTGGGCCGTCAGTAAAATTTTTCATGGTTGCTCTGGAATCAGCTTAAGAGATCAGGATGCCATTGATTTGCTCAAGGAAATCAAGGGCCCCGTCCAACGAACGGTTTTAAGTGCCGATCCTGTATTGGCCATGCGGGGAATGCCACCTGGAAGGGCTGAAGAAATTCTCAGACAAGAAGGGCTCAACCCAGATTACCCCATCATTGGCGTTTCGATTCGCCCCTGGAAAACCTGGTATGAAAAACAATTAAAAAGTTTTACGGCCGTCCTGTCTCAATTTGCTCGGCAAGCCAGGGCTCAACTTCTGTTTATCCCCTTTCAAGCCGATCAGGATACCTGGATGTGTCATGAAGCCGCTTACGCCATCCAGACCCGACCGGCGGCCTGTCAACCCGGCCTGCATGTCCTGCGCGGAAATTATTCACCTTTGGAAATCTTCAGTTTAATTGGACAGATGGATATGATAGTGGGTATGCGGCTTCATTCTCTGATCATGGCTGCCGCCAACCGTGTCCCTGCTGTGGGCATTGTCTACGATCCCAAGGTCAGAAGTTTTTCTGAAATGGTGGGCTACCCCTTTATGGGCAGCGTGACATCCTTAAGCCATTCAGATCATTTCTATCAATATCTATTCACAACCTGGCAGGAAAGAGAGGCGATCCGAAAAAGTCTCGACCAGAAACTGCCCGCACTTGAGAATCGTGTATACGAAGCTGTCAGGATTGCATTACAATTACTTGGAATTGATTATGAAAACTTTGAATAA
- a CDS encoding glycosyltransferase → MKTLNKNWPVTALLNISVDCIGKSALLELLQSGRSLNAPIHLVTMNAEMAYSALENPDFMRILQSADLIIPDGIGVVWALARQGVKVARLPGVEIVEDLLAASTQSDLKLALLGSSESTHAILPGILQERFGEVKLVYRRNGFFQPEDVPQLIAEINQAQPDILFVALGVPKQEEFIAKWRSELKVPILIGVGGSFDVISGQLQRAPLWMRKMHLEWFYRLIQQPSRWRRMLALPKFVLKVMFSPA, encoded by the coding sequence ATGAAAACTTTGAATAAAAACTGGCCTGTAACGGCCCTATTAAATATTTCTGTTGATTGTATTGGAAAATCTGCACTGCTTGAATTGCTTCAATCTGGTAGAAGCTTGAATGCCCCCATACATCTGGTGACCATGAATGCAGAAATGGCCTATTCAGCACTTGAAAACCCTGATTTTATGCGTATTTTGCAGTCTGCTGACCTGATCATCCCCGATGGAATTGGGGTGGTTTGGGCCCTGGCGCGTCAAGGGGTCAAAGTCGCGCGTCTGCCAGGGGTGGAAATCGTCGAAGATCTCCTGGCAGCATCTACACAGTCGGATCTTAAGCTTGCTCTCTTGGGCAGCAGTGAAAGCACCCATGCAATCTTGCCTGGGATTCTTCAGGAGCGCTTTGGTGAGGTTAAACTTGTCTACCGCCGCAATGGATTTTTTCAGCCCGAGGACGTGCCCCAACTGATTGCAGAAATTAACCAGGCCCAACCCGATATCCTCTTTGTGGCGTTGGGGGTTCCCAAACAGGAAGAATTTATTGCCAAATGGCGATCCGAGCTGAAAGTTCCGATTTTAATCGGAGTCGGCGGCTCCTTTGATGTGATTTCAGGCCAACTTCAACGTGCTCCGCTTTGGATGCGTAAAATGCATCTCGAATGGTTTTATCGGCTGATTCAACAACCCAGCCGATGGCGCAGAATGCTTGCCCTCCCAAAATTTGTATTAAAAGTGATGTTTTCACCCGCATGA
- the ftsE gene encoding cell division ATP-binding protein FtsE: MIRFVNISKTYSTGVKALVNINLEIEPGSFTFLVGTTGSGKSTLMRLLFREELASSGEIWVFGKNIENLTRHEVPVLRQQTGVIFQDFKLIPQKTVWENIAFALEIMGVSKKEQNSRIESVLELTNMSQYAHTFPTQLSGGEQQRVSVARAIVNKPPLLLADEPTGNLDPDTSWEIMKLLSKISAAGTTVLVSTHNKHLVDLLQRRVVKLDKGRIVEDTLEGGYNQRARRK, translated from the coding sequence ATGATACGCTTTGTCAATATTAGCAAAACCTATTCAACGGGTGTTAAAGCCCTGGTCAATATTAATTTAGAAATCGAACCCGGTTCCTTCACTTTCCTCGTGGGAACTACCGGCTCAGGAAAATCCACCTTGATGCGACTGCTCTTTCGCGAAGAATTGGCAAGCAGCGGGGAAATTTGGGTTTTTGGAAAAAACATTGAAAATCTAACCCGCCATGAAGTGCCTGTTTTAAGACAACAGACGGGGGTCATTTTCCAAGATTTTAAACTGATCCCTCAAAAAACTGTCTGGGAAAACATCGCTTTCGCGCTTGAAATCATGGGGGTCTCCAAAAAGGAACAAAACAGCCGAATTGAAAGTGTTCTGGAACTTACCAATATGTCTCAATACGCACATACCTTTCCCACCCAACTCTCAGGGGGAGAGCAACAGCGGGTCTCGGTGGCTCGCGCGATAGTGAATAAACCTCCTTTGCTTTTGGCAGACGAACCCACCGGAAATCTCGACCCAGATACCTCTTGGGAAATTATGAAATTGCTTTCCAAAATTTCGGCGGCAGGGACCACTGTCTTGGTGTCGACCCACAATAAACACCTTGTCGATTTATTGCAAAGACGGGTGGTTAAACTCGATAAAGGAAGAATTGTAGAAGACACTCTTGAAGGAGGCTATAATCAGCGTGCCAGACGTAAATAA